A window of the Drosophila simulans strain w501 chromosome 2L, Prin_Dsim_3.1, whole genome shotgun sequence genome harbors these coding sequences:
- the LOC6732486 gene encoding voltage-dependent calcium channel type D subunit alpha-1 isoform X4, with product MNTGDRKEQASLTPQQQQSPQQSEQQQPITRHDALDSSSANNKLNHKHNNDKDKDTTSDKSWEAGRDLLPASVVIVDESCASKSQKQPIEPSIVSRSGATSSSQRRRQLQFQRQKEAKLYDRGDGDRDREREREASTSTSTSTSASTTTTNTVMGGGELVNCIAYDDNTLVIERKPSPSSPSTSRRYLKAETPTRGSRKYNRKSSAKSDLEVVVVKPEHHHQHRSPTITLPVPANPLTTSASAGSSPTGAGLGAGLGTASGTVLQQSCSALDPPEDPNQPSGTRRRPTSTELALSNVTSQIVNNATYKLDFKQRRHKSNNGGSESGSLTGIATGPATSPAAAGPTSSSGKRRKSSCTSCGGGGISAPPPRLTPEEAWQLQPQNSVTSAGSTNSSFSSGGGRDDNSSYSAVGGDSSSSNSCNCDITGDNSTLHGFGVGDVCSFIADCDDNSEDDDGDPNNQDLSSQTLRTAAIVAAVAAAAKEQAQEQSLADCESFSDRRQDADEDVRIIQDSCGGNNDSLEDVGEVDDNADVVVRKNSRNRPSIRRTCRITEEDDDEDENADYGDFDREDQELDDEEPEGTTIDIDEQEQQHDQGDSAEEEDDDEDVDEYFEEEEDDTQAFSPFYSSSAELIDNFGGGAGKFFNIMDFERGASGGGGFSPNGNGGPGSGDVSRTARYDSGEGDLGGGNNIMGIDSMGIANIPETMNGTTIGPSGAGGQKGGAAAGAAGQKRQQRRGKPQPDRPQRALFCLSVKNPLRALCIRIVEWKPFEFLILLTIFANCIALAVYTPYPGSDSNVTNQTLEKVEYVFLVIFTAECVMKILAYGFVLHNGAYLRNGWNLLDFTIVVIGAISTALSQLMKDAFDVKALRAFRVLRPLRLVSGVPSLQVVLNSILKAMVPLFHIALLVLFVIIIYAIIGLELFSGKLHKACRDEITGEYEENIRPCGVGYQCPPGYKCYGGWDGPNDGITNFDNFGLAMLTVFQCVTLEGWTDVLYSIQDAMGSDWQWMYFISMVILGAFFVMNLILGVLSGEFSKERNKAKNRGDFQKLREKQQIEEDLRGYLDWITQAEDIEPDAVGGLISDGKGKQPNEMDSTENLGEEMPEVQMTESRWRKMKKDFDRVNRRMRRACRKAVKSQAFYWLIIVLVFLNTGVLATEHYGQLDWLDNFQEYTNVFFIGLFTCEMLLKMYSLGFQGYFVSLFNRFDCFVVIGSITETLLTNTGMMPPLGVSVLRCVRLLRVFKVTKYWRSLSNLVASLLNSIQSIASLLLLLFLFIVIFALLGMQVFGGKFNFDGKEEKYRMNFDCFWQALLTVFQIMTGEDWNAVMYVGINAYGGVSSYGALACIYFIILFICGNYILLNVFLAIAVDNLADADSLSEVEKEEEPHDESAQKKSHSPTPTIDGMDDHLSIDIDMEQQELDDEDKMDHETLSDEEVREMCEEEEEVDEEGMITARPRRMSEVNTATKILPIPPGTSFFLFSQTNRFRVFCHWLCNHSNFGNIILCCIMFSSAMLAAENPLKANDDLNKVLNKFDYFFTAVFTIELILKLISYGFVLHDGAFCRSAFNLLDLLVVCVSLISLVSSSNAISVVKILRVLRVLRPLRAINRAKGLKHVVQCVIVAVKTIGNIVLVTCLLQFMFAVIGVQLFKYVVKCVVVAIKTIGNIMLVTYLLQFMFAVIGVQLFKGKFFKCTDGSKMTQDECYGTYLVYDDGDVHKPRLREREWSNNRFHFDDVAKGMLTLFTVSTFEGWPGLLYVSIDSNKENGGPIHNFRPIVAAYYIIYIIIIAFFMVNIFVGFVIVTFQNEGEQEYKNCDLDKNQRNCIEFALKAKPVRRYIPKHGIQYKVWWFVTSSSFEYTIFILIMINTVTLAMKFYNQPLWYTELLDALNMIFTAVFALEFVFKLAAFRFKNYFGDAWNVFDFIIVLGSFIDIVYSEIKSKDTSQIAECDIVEGCKSTKKSAGSNLISINFFRLFRVMRLVKLLSKGEGIRTLLWTFIKSFQALPYVALLIVLLFFIYAVVGMQVFGKIALDGNNAITANNNFQTFQQAVLVLFRSATGEAWQEIMMSCSAQPDVKCDMNSDTPGEPCGSSIAYPYFISFYVLCSFLIINLFVAVIMDNFDYLTRDWSILGPHHLDEFIRLWSEYDPDAKGRIKHLDVVTLLRKISPPLGFGKLCPHRMACKRLVSMNMPLNSDGTVLFNATLFAVVRTSLSIKTDGNIDDANSELRATIKQIWKRTNPKLLDQVVPPPGNDDEVTVGKFYATYLIQDYFRRFKKRKEQEGKEGHPDSNTVTLQAGLRTLHEVSPALKRAISGNLDELDQEPEPMHRRHHTLFGSVWSSIRRHGNGTFRRSAKATASQSNGALAIGGSASAALGVGGSSLVLGSVDPAGGDYLYDTLNRSVADGVNNITRNIMQARLAAAGKLQDELQGAGSGGELRTFGESISMRPLAKNGGGAATVAGTLPPEANAINYDNRNRGILLHPYNNVYAPNGALPGHERMIQSTPASPYDQRRLPTSSDMNGLAESLIGGVLAAEGLGKYCDSEFVGTAAREMREALDMTPEEMNLAAHQILSNEHSLSLIGSSNGSIFGGSAGGLGGAGSGGGLGGSSSIRNAFGGSGSGPSSLSPQHQPYSGTLNSPPIPDNRLRRVATVTTTNNNNKSQVSQNNSSSLNVRANANSQMNMSPTAQPVQQQSPQRGQGNPTYSS from the exons ATGAATACAG GAGACCGTAAGGAGCAAGCCTCGTTAAcaccgcaacagcaacaatcgCCGCAGCAGtcagagcaacagcaaccaatTACCCGACACGATGCCTTGGATAGTTCTAGTGCTAACAATAAACTAAATCATAAACACAATAACGATAAGGATAAGGATACCACTAGCGATAAGAGCTGGGAGGCGGGCAGAGATTTATTGCCGGCCAGTGTTGTCATCGTCGATGAATCATGTGCCTCGAAAAGTCAGAAACAACCAATCGAGCCGAGCATTGTTTCGCGAAGTGGAGCCACCTCCTCATCGCAACGTCGCCGGCAATTGCAATTCCAGCGACAAAAGGAGGCCAAACTTTATGACCGTGGAGATGGGGATCGGGACCGCGAACGGGAGCGGGAAGCCTCGACCTCGACCTCAACCTCGACCTCCGCCTCGACCACCACCACGAATACTGTGATGGGTGGCGGGGAGCTGGTGAACTGTATAGCCTACGATGACAACACCCTGGTCATCGAGAGGAAACCCTCGCCCTCCTCCCCGTCCACCAGCCGGCGTTATCTGAAGGCCGAAACGCCGACGCGTGGCAGTCGAAAGTACAACCGCAAGTCATCGGCGAAAAGTGATTTGGAAGTGGTCGTTGTCAAACCGGAAcaccatcatcagcatcgATCGCCGACGATAACGCTTCCGGTTCCGGCTAACCCACTAACCACATCGGCATCGGCGGGATCCTCGCCCACGGGAGCGGGATTGGGAGCCGGATTGGGAACTGCCTCGGGAACAGTCCTGCAACAAAG CTGCAGTGCACTTGATCCGCCCGAGGATCCGAATCAGCCCAGCGGGACCAGGAGGCGACCCACCAGCACCGAGCTCGCCCTCAGCAACGTCACCAGTCAGATTGTAAACAACGCCACCTACAAGCTAGACTTCAAGCAACGTCGtcacaaaagcaacaacggAGGCAGTGAGTCAGGATCTCTAACCGGAATAGCCACAGGACCGGCGACAAGtcccgcagcagcaggaccaACCAGTTCCAGCGGCAAGCGGCGCAAGTCCAGTTGCACATCCTGCGGCGGAGGTGGCATCAGTGCCCCGCCCCCGAGACTAACGCCCGAGGAGGCGTGGCAACTGCAACCGCAGAACAGTGTTACCAGTGCCGGCAGCACAAACAGTAGTttcagcagcggcggcggacGCGACGATAATAGTAGTTACAGTGCCGTCGgcggcgacagcagcagcagcaatagttGCAACTGCGATATCACCGGTGATAACAGTACATTGCATGGTTTTGGCGTCGGCGACGTTTGTAGTTTTATCGCCGATTGTGACGACAATAGCGAGGACGACGACGGCGATCCGAATAACCAGGATCTCAGCTCGCAAACCCTGCGTACAGCGGCCATCGTAGCGGCAGTTGCGGCTGCAGCCAAGGAACAGGCCCAGGAGCAATCGCTCGCCGACTGCGAGAGCTTCAGCGATCGGCGGCAGGATGCCGATGAGGACGTCCGCATCATCCAGGATAGCTGCGGCGGCAACAACGACTCACTCGAAGACGTCGGCGAGGTGGACGACAACGCCGACGTTGTCGTGAGAAAGAACTCGAGGAATCGTCCCTCGATCAGAAGGACATGCAGGATAaccgaggaggacgacgacgaagaCGAGAACGCGGACTACGGTGATTTCGATCGGGAGGATCAAGAGCTAGACGACGAGGAGCCCGAGGGCACCACCATTGACATTGATGAGCAGGAACAGCAGCACGACCAAGGGGATTCCGCTGAAGAggaagacgacgacgaggacgtCGACGAGTACtttgaggaggaggaggacgacacGCAGGCCTTTTCGCCATTCTACTCCAGTTCCGCGGAGCTAATTGATAATTTTGGTGGCGGTGCGGGCAAGTTCTTCAACATTATGGACTTCGAGCGTGGAGCCTCCGGCGGGGGAGGCTTTTCGCCAAACGGCAACGGTGGTCCCGGCAGCGGAGATGTTTCCCGGACGGCGAGATACGACTCCGGGGAGGGGGATCTGGGCGGTGGCAACAATATCATGG GCATCGATTCTATGGGCATTGCAAACATTCCGGAAACCATGAACGGCACCACAATTGGACCAAGTGGAGCTGGTGGCCAAAAAggtggagctgctgcaggtgcCGCCGGCCAAAAGCGACAACAGCGCCGTGGAAAACCGCAACCAGACAGACCACAACGAGCATTGTTTTGCCTGAGCGTCAAGAATCCTCTGCGAGCCTTGTGCATTCGCATCGTGGAGTGGAA ACCATTTGAGTTCCTTATTTTGTTAACCATTTTTGCCAACTGTATTGCCTTGGCTGTTTACACCCCTTATCCGGGCAGCGATTCAAACGTGACGAATCAAACCTTG GAAAAAGTTGAATATGTATTCCTAGTTATATTCACAGCGGAATGTGTTATGAAAATTTTAGCATATGGTTTTGTGTTACATAATGGTGCATATCTAAGAAATGGATGGAATTTATTAGATTTTACAATTGTAGTTATAGG GGCGATAAGTACTGCACTCTCCCAATTGATGAAGGACGCCTTTGATGTGAAGGCCCTACGTGCCTTTCGAGTGCTACGTCCACTGCGGCTTGTATCGGGTGTACCAA GTCTACAGGTTGTGctgaattcaattttaaaggcCATGGTGCCACTGTTTCACATTGCACTCCTGGTCCTATTCGTAATCATAATCTATGCGATCATTGGCCTAGAGCTCTTCTCTGGCAAATTGCACAAGGCGTGTCGCGATGAGATCACAG GTGAATACGAAGAAAACATCCGGCCCTGCGGAGTGGGTTACCAGTGTCCACCGGGCTACAAGTGCTACGGCGGATGGGATGGACCAAACGACGGCATCACCAACTTCGACAACTTTGGCCTGGCCATGTTGACGGTGTTCCAGTGCGTCACCCTTGAGGGCTGGACTGATGTCCTATATAGC ATCCAAGATGCAATGGGCAGCGATTGGCAGTGGATGTACTTCATTTCCATGGTTATCCTGGGTGCCTTCTTCGTGATGAATCTGATTCTCGGTGTGTTGTCCGGTGAGTTCTCCAAGGAGCGTAACAAGGCCAAGAACCGCGGCGACTTCCAGAAGCTGCGCGAGAAGCAGCAGATCGAAGAGGATCTGCGGGGCTATCTCGATTGGATTACCCAAGCCGAGGACATTGAACCAGACGCCGTGGGAGGTCTGATATCCGATGGCAAGGGCAAGCAGCCCAACGAAATGGATTCCACCGAGAACCTGGGCGAAGAAATGCCCGAGGTCCAAATGACTGAATCACGATGGCGCAAAATGAAGAAGGACTTCGATCGAGTCAATCGCCGAATGCGAAGGGCCTGTCGCAAGGCAGTCAAGTCCCAGGCCTTCTACTGGCTCATCATCGTTTTGGTGTTTCTCAACACAGGTGTCTTGGCCACGGAGCATTATGGCCAGCTTGATTGGCTGGATAATTTCCAGG agtACACCAACGTGTTCTTCATCGGTCTGTTCACCTGCGAAATGTTGTTGAAGATGTACAGCTTGGGCTTTCAGGGCTACTTCGTTTCGCTGTTCAAtcgttttgattgttttgtggTGATTGGCAGCATTACGGAAACCCTGTTAACGAACACGGGAATGATGCCTCCATTGGGTGTCTCCGTGCTGCGTTGTGTACGCCTCCTGAGAGTCTTTAAAGTAACTAA GTACTGGCGGTCTCTCTCAAATCTCGTCGCTTCCCTATTGAACTCTATACAATCGATTGCTTCACTTTTGTTACTGCTCTTCCTATTTATTGTGATATTTGCTCTGCTGGGCATGCAAGTTTTTGGcggtaaatttaattttgatggAAAAGAGGAGAAGTATCGAATGAACTTCGACTGCTTCTGGCAGGCTCTACTCACAGTGTTTCAG ATCATGACTGGTGAGGATTGGAATGCTGTGATGTATGTGGGCATCAATGCCTATGGCGGTGTTTCCTCCTATGGTGCCTTGGCCTgtatttactttattattttgttcatATGCGGTAACTACATCCTGCTAAACGTGTTCTTGGCCATTGCTGTGGATAATTTGGCCGATGCCGACTCGCTCTCTGAGGTCGAAAAAGAAGAGGAACCT cACGATGAATCTGCTCAGAAGAAGTCTCATAGTCCGACTCCAACAATTGATGGCATGGATGATCACCTCAGCATAGATATCGATATGGAGCAACAGGAACTAGATGATGAAGACAAGAT GGACCATGAAACATTATCAGACGAGGAAGTCCGTGAAATGTgcgaggaggaagaggaag TGGATGAAGAAGGCATGATTACAGCACGACCCCGACGTATGTCTGAGGTTAATACGGCAACGAAAATTCTACCCATACCGCCGGGCAcatcattttttcttttctcacAAACGAACAG ATTTCGCGTCTTCTGCCACTGGCTTTGCAATCACAGCAATTTCGGCAACATTATCCTGTGTTGCATTATGTTTTCATCGGCTATGTTGGCAGCAGAGAAtcctctgaaagccaatgaTGACCTGAATAAA gtgctcaataaatttgattattttttcaCGGCAGTTTTCACAATAGAACTGATtctgaaattgatttcataCGGCTTCGTATTACACGACGGAGCCTTTTGCAGATCCGCATTTAATCTATTAGATTTACTTGTGGTCTGCGTGTCATTGATATCTCTAGTGTCCAG TTCGAATGCGATTTCAGTCGTGAAAATTCTACGTGTGCTCCGTGTTTTAAGGCCACTCAGAGCCATTAATCGTGCCAAGGGACTGAAG CATGTTGTTCAATGTGTCATAGTCGCTGTTAAGACTATCGGAAATATTGTGCTCGTCACATGCCTACTGCAGTTCATGTTTGCCGTAATAGGAGTCCAATTGTTTAAG TATGTGGTCAAGTGCGTTGTAGTCGCAATCAAAACCATTGGTAATATCATGTTGGTGACATATTTGTTACAATTCATGTTCGCTGTTATTGGAGTACAACTCTTTAAG GGCAAGTTTTTCAAGTGCACTGATGGTTCCAAAATGACTCAAGATGAATGCTA cgGAACCTATTTGGTctatgatgatggcgatgttCATAAGCCGCGACTCAGGGAACGGGAATGGAGTAACAATCGCTTCCATTTCGATGATGTGGCCAAGGGCATGTTGACATTATTCACGGTGTCCACCTTTGAGGGTTGGCCAGG TTTGCTGTATGTTTCAATTGATTCGAATAAGGAAAACGGCGGTCCAATACACAACTTCCGTCCGATCGTAGCTGCCTACTATATAAtctacattattattattgccttCTTCATGGTGAACATATTCGTCGGTTTCGTTATCGTCACTTTCCAAAATGAGGGTGAACAGGAATATAAGAATTGTGATCTGGATAAAAATCAGCGCAATTGCATAGAGTTTGCCTTGAAAGCGAAACCCGTTAGACGCTATATACCCAAGCATGGTATACAATATAAGGTCTGGTGGTTCGTCACGTCGTCATCCTTCGAATACACAATATTCATACTGATCATGATAAACACGGTAACACTGGCTATGAAGTTTTATAATCAGCCGTTGTGGTACACGGAACTTTTAGATGCTTTGAATATGATATTTACGGCGGTGTTTGCtttggaatttgtttttaaattagcCGCGTTTCGATTTAAG AACTACTTTGGAGATGCCTGGAACGTCTTCGATTTTATCATCGTTTTAGGCAGTTTCATTGACATTGTCTACTCTGAAATTAAG agCAAGGATACCTCTCAGATAGCAGAATGCGACATTGTAGAGGGCTGCAAATCCACCAAGAAATCA GCTGGTTCAAATTTAATATCCATCAATTTCTTCCGACTGTTCCGAGTGATGCGACTCGTCAAGCTTCTCAGCAAAGGCGAAGGCATTCGAACATTACTGTGGACTTTTATTAAATCCTTCCAAGCACTTCCATATGTAGCCCTGCTAATTGTGCTtctatttttcatttatgcgGTTGTGGGGATGCAG GTGTTCGGCAAAATTGCTCTAGATGGAAACAACGCCATCACGGCCAATAACAATTTCCAAACGTTCCAGCAGGCTGTTTTAGTACTCTTCCGATCGGCCACCGGAGAAGCTTGGCAGGAAATTATGATGTCCTGCTCGGCGCAACCGGATGTGAAGTGCGATATGAATTCAGATACGCCGGGAGAACCATGCGGTTCCTCAATAGCCTATCCCTACTTTATTTCCTTCTATGTTCTCTGCTCGTTTTTG ATCATTAATCTTTTCGTGGCCGTCATTATGGACAACTTTGACTATCTGACTCGGGATTGGTCCATTTTGGGTCCCCATCACCTGGACGAGTTTATTCGTCTTTGGAGCGAGTACGATCCGGACGCCAAGGGGCGCATCAAACACTTGGATGTGGTCACATTGCTGAGAAAGATCTCCCCACCACTTGGCTTCGGCAAACTGTGTCCACATAGAATGGCCTGCAAGCGACTGGTTTCCATGAACATGCCCCTCAACTCAGATGGAACGGTTCTCTTCAATGCCACACTGTTTGCGGTGGTCCGCACTTCGCTGAGCATCAAAACTGACGGTAACATCGATGATGCCAACTCCGAGCTGCGCGCCACGATCAAGCAGATCTGGAAGCGGACCAATCCAAAGCTTCTGGATCAGGTGGTACCACCGCCGGGCAACGATGACGAGGTGACCGTCGGCAAGTTCTACGCCACATATCTAATTCAGGACTACTTCCGGCGCTTCAAGAAGCGCAAGGAACAGGAGGGCAAGGAGGGTCATCCGGACAGCAATACAGTCACGCTGCAGGCCGGTTTGCGAACCCTACACGAAGTGTCTCCAGCTCTCAAGAGAGCCATCTCGGGCAATCTCGACGAGTTGGACCAGGAGCCGGAGCCCATGCATCGC CGCCACCATACGCTTTTTGGCAGCGTGTGGTCATCGATCCGCCGACATGGAAACGGAACCTTCAGGCGAAGTGCCAAGGCAACTGCTTCGCAAAGCAACGGAGCCTTGGCGATCGGTGGATCCGCATCCGCGGCCTTGGGCGTGGGCGGTAGCTCGCTGGTCCTGGGGAGCGTCGATCCCGCTGGCGGGGATTATCTGTACGACACCTTGAACCGCAGCGTAGCCGACGGAGTGAACAATATAACGCGGAACATAATGCAGGCACGCTTGGCGGCAGCCGGAAAGCTGCAGGACGAACTGCAGGGGGCTGGGAGTGGCGGAGAGCTAAGGACGTTCGGCGAGAGCATATCCATGCGAccgctggccaaaaatggagGCGGAGCGGCCACTGTGGCCGGAACACTGCCGCCTGAGGCGAATGCCATTAACTATGA CAACCGCAATCGTGGTATTTTATTGCATCCATATAACAATG TCTACGCACCCAATGGTGCTCTTCCTGGCCACGAACGCATGATCCAATCGACACCAGCTAGTCCCTACGATCAGCGTCGTTTACCAACTTCATCTGATATGAACGGCCTAGCCGAATCATTGATTGGAGGG GTACTCGCCGCTGAGGGATTGGGTAAATACTGCGACTCCGAGTTCGTGGGGACTGCTGCACGGGAGATGCGCGAGGCGCTGGACATGACGCCCGAGGAAATGAACCTGGCCGCCCACCAGATCCTCTCGAACGAGCACTCGCTGAGTCTGATCGGCAGTAGCAATGGGAGCATCTTCGGTGGATCCGCCGGTGGCCTGGGAGGGGCTGGTTCTGGAGGTGGGTTGGGCGGTAGCAGCAGCATTCGCAACGCCTTcggcggaagcggaagtggcCCGTCCTCGCTGTCGCCGCAGCATCAGCCTTACTCGGGCACTCTGAACTCACCACCGATTCCGGATAATCGTCTGAGACGTGTTGCCACAGTCACGaccacaaacaataacaataagtCCCAAGTTAGCCAAAACAATTCGAGTAGCTTAAATGTTAGAGCTAATGCCAATAGCCAAATGAACATGTCACCAACTGCACAACCAGTGCAGCAACAATCGCCGCAAAGAGGACAGGGCAATCCGACCTACTCCTCATAG